The following proteins are co-located in the Gossypium hirsutum isolate 1008001.06 chromosome A02, Gossypium_hirsutum_v2.1, whole genome shotgun sequence genome:
- the LOC107952068 gene encoding COP1-interactive protein 1, whose protein sequence is MEQVEVIKPDVEKRVERILKLIKRKSRKREPELIGHVEEFYRQYQSLSAQYEHLKRESVEKVLKGKGKGNESHPYYSSGSDSEYYSPTDRENDTDTTFDNDRRFHRWMADNIKEELNRAYEEDADLKHQLASKTEESEALASGHLSASSKTEEIETINKDEPKRDSEVGIDGKTVETKQQGETNTAMYVPVWEEGDEVTKLMKQLKENEKNLTSRINNSMAQVCSLKKEVDYLRAQQCEARGNVMKPELEVQVKTLKEENQGLQVQVIDLESEVDALRKQNITSKDELRSNVHEINQLKEENAHLNSRILGLEALFRERRLEDCQTKREKQITQMSTEVKLDHVTEKNQVELQIADQQRMMKEIEEHTRKTMERNPKLIKQLSAGNKLNYIERKMGNLAQEFYQKLDDNIRLLCLRIAVAEKKHYENKENYKNIKESLEQENKELKQKLVTCETELTKLIDNAEKKRENDEVSNSEEEQKLKLLKAVSVLEKKVGELEKINKEKDATLLSREEEKREAIRQLCLLIDYHRTNCDYLKELVSELTVRIKKKI, encoded by the exons ATGGAGCAAGTGGAAGTGATTAAACCAG ATGTTGAAAAGAGAGTAGAAAGAATCTTGAAGCTCATCAAGAGGAAAAGCAGGAAAAGGGAGCCAGAACTTATTGGGCATGTTGAGGAGTTTTACAGACAGTACCAGTCACTCTCTGCGCAATATGAGCATCTTAAACGAGAGTCCGTTGAGAAAGTTctcaaaggaaaaggaaaaggaaacgAAAGTCATCCCTATTATTCATCCGGCTCGGACTCAGAATATTACTCCCCTACGGATAGAGAAAATGACACTGACACGACATTTGATAATGATAGAAGATTCCATAGATGGATGGCAGATAACATCAAGGAAGAACTTAATCGTGCATATGAAGAAGACGCTGATTTGAAGCACCAATTGGCCTCTAAGACCGAAGAGAGTGAAGCTTTAGCTTCAGGTCATCTGTCTGCTTCAAGTAAAACAGAAGAAATAGAAACCATCAACAAAGATGAGCCTAAAAGAGATTCTGAAGTTGGGATTGATGGTAAGACAGTTGAAACTAAACAGCAAGGAGAGACAAATACCGCAATGTATGTGCCGGTTTGGGAGGAAGGAGATGAAGTAACTAAACTCATGAAGCAactcaaagaaaatgaaaagaaccTAACATCTAGAATCAATAATTCAATGGCACAGGTCTGCAGTCTGAAAAAGGAAGTGGACTATTTACGTGCTCAACAATGTGAAGCCAGAGGAAATGTAATGAAGCCGGAATTAGAGGTTCAAGTGAAAACTCTGAAAGAGGAAAACCAAGGCTTACAGGTGCAGGTGATCGACTTGGAATCGGAGGTTGATGCTCTACGCAAACAGAATATTACATCCAAAGATGAATTGAGGAGTAATGTTCATGAAATCAATCAATTGAAAGAGGAAAATGCTCACCTGAATTCAAGAATTCTAGGACTGGAAGCACTATTTAGAGAGAGGAGACTTGAGGACTGCCAAACTAAAAGGGAAAAACAAATAACTCAGATGAGTACAGAGGTTAAGTTGGATCATGTGACGGAGAAAAACCAAGTGGAGTTACAGATTGCAGACCAACAGAGAATGATGAAAGAAATAGAAGAACATACTAGGAAAACCATGGAACGTAACCCAAAGCTTATCAAACAATTATCTGCTGGAAACAAGTTAAATTACATAGAAAGAAAGATGGGGAATTTAGCACAAGAATTCTACCAGAAACTCGATGATAACATCCGTCTTCTGTGCTTAAGGATTGCGGTTGCTGAAAAAAAGCATTACGAAAACAAAGAGAACtacaagaacataaaagaaaGTTTAGAGCAAGAAAACAAAGAACTGAAACAAAAGCTTGTTACTTGTGAAACTGAGTTGACGAAGCTGATAGATAATgcagaaaagaaaagggaaaatgacGAGGTATCGAATTCAGAAGAAGAACAAAAGTTGAAGTTATTGAAAGCTGTGAGTGTGCTTGAGAAAAAAGTGGGAGAATTGGAGAAGATTAATAAAGAAAAAGATGCGACATTGTTGAGtcgagaagaagaaaagagggaAGCCATAAGGCAGCTTTGTTTGTTGATTGATTATCATCGTACCAACTGTGATTATCTCAAGGAATTGGTCTCAGAGTTGACTGTTAGAATCAAGAAAAAgatatga